The Cryobacterium sp. SO1 genomic sequence CGGCCGTGCCGCTGAACACGTCGAGCCGCTTGTGCAACCCGGCCTGCACCACGGGCCACTCGTCGGCGAGCACCGAGTAGACGGCGGTGTCCCGCCACGAGCCGTCCGCCCGGCGCTGCACTCGCCGGTTGATGCCCTCGAACTGCGCGCCGATGCCCAGGATCGCCGCGCGGGACCGGGAGTTGAGCACATCGGCCTGGATCTTGACCCGGCCGAAGCCGTGCTCGAACGCGGCACCGAGCATCAGCAGCTTCGTCTCGGGGTTCACCGCGGTGCCCCAGACCTGCGGAGCGTACGCGGTCCAGCCCAGGTGCAGCGCCTCGTTGGGCAGGTCGATGTCGCCGAGGGTGGAGGTGCCGACCAGGTCGCCGGCGTGCGGACCGGAGACGACGCGCACGGCGTAGGGCTGGGCATCCCACTGGTAGTACTGGAGCGCGAAGGCCACGAAGTCCTCGAGCGCGGCGGGCAGACCGTGCGGGCCGCCGCCGTACCCGCCGGCGAAGACCGCCGGATGCGCGATGGCGCGGTGCAACTCGGGCAGGTGTGCCCGGCTGAGCGGTTCCAGGCACACGAAGCGCCCCGTCAGCAGTGTCGCGTCGGGTCGGTGCGCGGTCACGTGGGTTCTCCCTTCGCCGAACTGTGAGCTAAGCCCCGAAAACTCGGCGTTTTCGGGGCTTTGCTCACGGTTCGCGGGCCGTGGGTCAGTCGATGAGGTCGTGGAGGGTGAGGATCGCCTCGCGGTCGGGGCCGACCCCGATGGCGGAGATGCGGGCGCCGCTCATGGCCTCGAGCGCGAGGACGTAGTCCTGGGCGTTCCGGGGCAGGTCTTCGAAGTGGCGCACCATGGTGATGTCCTCGGTCCAGCCGGGGTACTCCTCGTAGACCGGCTTCGCGTGGTGGAAGTCGGACTGCGACACGGGTACCTCGTCGTAGCGCACCCCGTCGACCTCGTAGGCGACGCAGACCGGGATGGTCTCAAGGCCCGTGAGCACGTCGAGCTTGGTGAGCACGAAGTCGGTGACCCCGTTGATCCGGGCCGTGTACCGGGCGATCGGGGCGTCGTACCAGCCACAGCGGCGCGGCCGGCCGGTGGTCGTGCCGAACTCGAAGCCCTTGGCGCGCAAGAACTCGCCGGACTCGTCGAACAGCTCGGTGGGGAACGGGCCGGCGCCGACGCGGGTGGTGTACGCCTTGACGACCGCGATGATGCGGTCGATCCGGTTCGGGCCGATGCCTGAGCCGGTCACCGCGCCACCGGACGTGGCGTTGGACGACGTGACGAACGGGTAGGAGCCGTGGTCGACATCCAGCATGGTGGCCTGGCCGCCCTCGAACAGCACGGTCTTGCCGTCGGTGAGCGCCTCGTGCAGCAGCAGGGCGGTGTCGGCGACCATAGGGCGCAGACGTTCGGCGTAGCTGAGCAGGTCGTCGACGATCTCGTCGACGGTGATGGCGCGGCGGTTGTAGACCTTGACCAGCATGTGGTTCTTCTGCCCGAGGGCGCCCTCCACCTTCTGGCGCAGGATGTTCTCGTCGAACAGGTCCTGAATGCGGATGCCGACGCGGTTGATCTTGTCGGCGTAGGTGGGGCCGATGCCGCGGCCGGTGGTGCCGATCTGGCGCTTGCCCAGGAACCGCTCGGTGACCTTGTCCATGGTGCGGTGGTACTGGGTGATCACGTGCGCGTTGGCGCTGACGCGCAGCTTGGACACGTCGACGCCGCGGGAGCTGAGCGCGTCGAGTTCCTCGAAGAGCACCTCGATGTCGACGACGACTCCGTTGGCGATCACCGGGGTGACGCCGGGGGTGAGGATGCCGGAGGGCAGCAGGTGCAGCGCATACTTCTCGTTGCCGACGACCACGGTGTGGCCGGCGTTGTTGCCGCCGTTGAACTTGACGACGTAGTCGACCCGGCTGCCGAGGAGGTCGGTGGCCTTACCCTTACCTTCGTCGCCCCACTGGGCGCCGATCAGAACAATTGCGGGCATGGCTTAGTTTTCTCCTTGGATAAAGAAGGCGGCGGTCGGCGGGGCCGGGTCCTCGCCGGGTGAAACGGCGGGCGGGGCCGCCGGGAACTTCTGGGAATCGTCCGCCTCGGAGCGCAGCAGCGGGATGA encodes the following:
- a CDS encoding GNAT family N-acetyltransferase gives rise to the protein MTAHRPDATLLTGRFVCLEPLSRAHLPELHRAIAHPAVFAGGYGGGPHGLPAALEDFVAFALQYYQWDAQPYAVRVVSGPHAGDLVGTSTLGDIDLPNEALHLGWTAYAPQVWGTAVNPETKLLMLGAAFEHGFGRVKIQADVLNSRSRAAILGIGAQFEGINRRVQRRADGSWRDTAVYSVLADEWPVVQAGLHKRLDVFSGTAVEYRDPRAPRRRVTPS
- a CDS encoding adenylosuccinate synthase translates to MPAIVLIGAQWGDEGKGKATDLLGSRVDYVVKFNGGNNAGHTVVVGNEKYALHLLPSGILTPGVTPVIANGVVVDIEVLFEELDALSSRGVDVSKLRVSANAHVITQYHRTMDKVTERFLGKRQIGTTGRGIGPTYADKINRVGIRIQDLFDENILRQKVEGALGQKNHMLVKVYNRRAITVDEIVDDLLSYAERLRPMVADTALLLHEALTDGKTVLFEGGQATMLDVDHGSYPFVTSSNATSGGAVTGSGIGPNRIDRIIAVVKAYTTRVGAGPFPTELFDESGEFLRAKGFEFGTTTGRPRRCGWYDAPIARYTARINGVTDFVLTKLDVLTGLETIPVCVAYEVDGVRYDEVPVSQSDFHHAKPVYEEYPGWTEDITMVRHFEDLPRNAQDYVLALEAMSGARISAIGVGPDREAILTLHDLID